The window GGCCTCAAGGTCAATGTTATCGTAGCCAACCGCGCAGTTGGCGATCCCCCTGAGGCATGTCGCCGCTTCTATGACCACGGTATCGATCCTGTCGGTGAGGAGGCAGAGGAGCCCCTCCTTCCCCTCGAGGCGGGAGATGAGCTCCGATTTCGGCAGGACGCGATTATCCTCGTTGATCTCGAAACTGATGCCCTCCCGACGCAGCAGCTCAAGGCCGGCGAACGGGATCGGCTGGCTTATAAAGGCCCTCGGCTCCATGGGCGTGCTATAGCTTTATCTCTTTAAGTATCGCCTTCACAAACCGGATGAAATCTCCCTTGACCCTGCGCGTCGTCTCGATCACCTCAGCGTGGCTCAGCGGCTTGTCCATGACGCCCGCGGCCATGTTCGTCAAGCACGAGATGCCGAGCACCCGCATGTTCATATGCCGCGCGACCGTCACCTCGGGGATGGTTGACATCCCCGCCGCATCGGCGCCAATAATGCCGTAGCCCCTGATCTCCGCCGGCGTCTCATAGGAAGGCCCCGGCGAGGCGAGATACACCCCTTTTTGGAGGCGGATGCCCTCGCGGCGCCCCACCTTTTCTGCGAGGGCGAGGAGGGTTTTATCATAGGCGTAGGTCATGTCGACGAAGCGCAGCCCGAGCTCGTCGGCGTTCTCACCCCTCAGTGGATCCTGTTTGATGTTATTGATATGGTCGGTGATGAGCATGAAGTCACCGACCTTGAAGCTGCGATTGATGGCGCCTGCCGCATTCGTGACAATGAGCGCCTGTGCCCCGAGGAGCTTCATGACGCGCACTGGATAGGTGATATCCATGAGTGAGTAGCCCTCGTAGTAGTGAAAGCGGCCGGACATGGTGACGATCTTTTTACTGCACAGCGTCCCCAGCACAAGCTCGCCGGCATGGCCCTCCACGGTTACCATGGGGAAATGGGGGATACTCTCATACGAGATCCTCACCGGATTCTTGATATCACGCGCGAGGGCTCCCATCCCGGACCCGAGAATGAGCGCGATCTGCGGCTGTATGTCGGTGATCGCGTGGACGTAGTCTACTGATTGC is drawn from Candidatus Auribacterota bacterium and contains these coding sequences:
- a CDS encoding purine-nucleoside phosphorylase, encoding MKAMIRNLRQSVDYVHAITDIQPQIALILGSGMGALARDIKNPVRISYESIPHFPMVTVEGHAGELVLGTLCSKKIVTMSGRFHYYEGYSLMDITYPVRVMKLLGAQALIVTNAAGAINRSFKVGDFMLITDHINNIKQDPLRGENADELGLRFVDMTYAYDKTLLALAEKVGRREGIRLQKGVYLASPGPSYETPAEIRGYGIIGADAAGMSTIPEVTVARHMNMRVLGISCLTNMAAGVMDKPLSHAEVIETTRRVKGDFIRFVKAILKEIKL